The segment TTTTGGCTTCTCTTGAGGAAAAAATCCGACAAAAGTCATTATTGATTTAGTCGCTGAGTAAGTTCCATTCGGTTCAATTTTTTGTGATGTTCCGGTTTTGCCACACACTTGACAATCTGTTAAGCTCGCAGCTTTACCGGTACCCCTTATTACAACTTGCGCTAGGATATTTTTGATAATCTCTGCATTCTTTTCGCTCATTACGCGACGGATAATCTTTTTTTGTCCTTGATAAATAATTTTGCCTTCTTTTATAATCTTCTTAACAATATACGGCTTGAGTAATAGTCCATTATGGGCAACCGACAAATATGCAGTCGCTAATTGGATTAAGGTTACACGCAATCCTTGACCAAAAGAATTATTAGCTAATCTTAAAGGAGATAATAATTCTGGTCGATCAAGATAACCATTTGCTTCTCCTGGTAATTCGATTCCGGTAGGTAAACCGAAACCGAATTTTCTTGCCATTAAATAGAATTTTTCTGCAGAAATTTCTTGCGATAACAGTGATACGCCGATATTTGACGATTTAGCAAACATGTCATAAAAATCGACAATGCCATTATTATGAACATCTTTTATCTTTCGATTAGAAATTTCAATATAGCCTTTAGAAACATCCCATTTTTTTAAGAATAGATATTCATGAGGCAATTCTTCTAATGCTGTAGCACAGATAACCAGTTTAAAAACCGAACCGGGTTCAAATTCATCACTAATAGCCGACATTTTCCACAGACTTTGGTCTGAATCCATAAAATTGTTCGGGTCATAATCAGGATAATCTACCAAGGCTAAAACTGCTGCGTCTTGAGCATCAAGAATTACCACTGAACCTCGCATCGCCTTAAGATTCTCAACATATTTCCTTAGTGTCTGATAAGCAATTTCTTGCATATCTAAATCGATTGTCAAAACCACATCACTGCCAGCAATTGGTCGTCTAATCGGATAAGATGGCCAAACATAATAGTTTCCAATGGCATCCTTTTGTTTCAAAATCCAACCCGGTTCACCACTCAAAACTTTATCAAAATAATTTTCAATACCGGCTAAACCATGTTCTTTGCCCGTAAAACCAATTATACTGGCAGTTATTTCGGAAAAGGGATATATCCTTTTTTGAGCATCGTTGACCACAACACAATTGGCAAATCGACGCTGTTTCAACACTTCTTTTAATTTTAGTGCACTATTATATTCGATTTGTTTTGCAAAAGTAAAATATTCTTTGCTTCGGATTATTTTGTTAATAATTTCCGATTTTTCGCCAATTTCAAAA is part of the candidate division WOR-3 bacterium genome and harbors:
- a CDS encoding penicillin-binding protein 2; this encodes MTLTGLLIYLFIIQVVQYRKYEQLARNEHWQKDTLIAERGRILDSKYRPLAFSQLSATVSVHPRYVRSADSVAEILSVFEIGEKSEIINKIIRSKEYFTFAKQIEYNSALKLKEVLKQRRFANCVVVNDAQKRIYPFSEITASIIGFTGKEHGLAGIENYFDKVLSGEPGWILKQKDAIGNYYVWPSYPIRRPIAGSDVVLTIDLDMQEIAYQTLRKYVENLKAMRGSVVILDAQDAAVLALVDYPDYDPNNFMDSDQSLWKMSAISDEFEPGSVFKLVICATALEELPHEYLFLKKWDVSKGYIEISNRKIKDVHNNGIVDFYDMFAKSSNIGVSLLSQEISAEKFYLMARKFGFGLPTGIELPGEANGYLDRPELLSPLRLANNSFGQGLRVTLIQLATAYLSVAHNGLLLKPYIVKKIIKEGKIIYQGQKKIIRRVMSEKNAEIIKNILAQVVIRGTGKAASLTDCQVCGKTGTSQKIEPNGTYSATKSIMTFVGFFPQEKPKFLIAVLIDEPQLFRFAGETTCPAFQEIAARIKYTNELAHTVNQK